The proteins below are encoded in one region of Segatella copri:
- the potA gene encoding polyamine ABC transporter ATP-binding protein — protein MNKTAQHIIDIKNVSKRFGEKTALNNINLYVRKGEFMTILGPSGCGKTTLLRLLAGFETASEGIITIAGNDITNLPPYKRNVNTVFQKYALFPHLNVYDNIAFGLKLKHTPKEEILPKVKRALKMVNMSDYEYRDVNSLSGGQQQRIAIARAIVNEPEVLLLDEPLAALDLKMRKDMQLELKQMHERLGITFVYVTHDQEEALTLSNTIVVMSEGEIQQIGTPTDIYNEPANAFVADFIGESNILCGTMVHDCLVNVAGTELPCVDKGFGCNQEVDVVIRPEDIEVSTDTTHAQFVGKITSSIFKGVHYEMLAETEKGNEFLIQNYKHFEVGQTIGMSVIPDNIHIMKKERITNTFDAKVNGDGTIEFLGCEYQMEIPEEIKDKIQTDENGNETIRVNVPFNKIELFDNESEGTFTGNISFILYKGDHYHLTIDTDWGEKLYVDTQDVWDLGDHVAITIPQENISFE, from the coding sequence ATGAACAAGACAGCACAGCATATCATAGATATTAAGAATGTGTCGAAAAGATTTGGCGAGAAAACAGCCCTCAACAACATCAATCTCTATGTGAGAAAGGGCGAATTTATGACCATTCTGGGTCCTTCGGGATGCGGAAAAACGACATTATTGAGACTTTTGGCAGGGTTTGAAACCGCCAGCGAAGGCATCATCACCATCGCCGGCAACGATATTACTAACCTTCCTCCTTACAAGCGAAATGTGAACACGGTATTCCAGAAATACGCTCTGTTCCCTCATCTCAACGTTTACGACAATATCGCCTTCGGTTTGAAGCTCAAGCACACACCGAAGGAAGAGATTTTGCCGAAGGTAAAACGTGCCCTGAAGATGGTAAACATGAGTGATTATGAATATCGTGATGTCAACTCGCTTTCGGGCGGTCAGCAGCAGCGTATCGCCATCGCCCGTGCCATTGTCAACGAACCTGAAGTTCTTCTCCTGGATGAACCGCTTGCAGCACTCGACCTCAAGATGCGTAAAGACATGCAGCTGGAATTGAAGCAGATGCACGAACGCCTGGGCATTACCTTCGTATACGTAACTCACGACCAGGAAGAAGCCCTCACCCTGAGCAATACCATCGTGGTGATGAGCGAGGGAGAGATACAGCAGATAGGTACACCTACCGATATCTACAACGAACCAGCCAATGCTTTCGTAGCCGACTTTATCGGCGAGAGCAATATTCTCTGCGGAACGATGGTCCACGACTGTCTGGTGAATGTGGCAGGTACTGAACTGCCTTGTGTAGACAAGGGCTTCGGCTGCAACCAGGAAGTGGATGTCGTGATACGTCCTGAGGATATAGAAGTTTCCACCGATACCACCCACGCCCAGTTTGTGGGCAAGATAACCTCTTCTATCTTCAAGGGAGTACACTACGAGATGCTGGCAGAAACCGAGAAGGGCAATGAATTTCTCATCCAGAACTACAAGCATTTCGAAGTAGGCCAGACGATAGGAATGAGCGTGATACCCGACAATATTCACATCATGAAGAAGGAGCGCATCACCAATACCTTCGATGCAAAGGTAAACGGCGACGGAACAATAGAATTCCTGGGATGCGAATACCAGATGGAGATTCCGGAAGAAATAAAGGACAAGATTCAGACCGATGAAAACGGAAACGAAACCATCCGGGTGAACGTGCCTTTCAACAAGATAGAACTCTTCGACAACGAGAGCGAAGGCACCTTTACAGGCAACATCAGCTTCATTCTCTACAAGGGCGACCACTATCATCTCACCATAGATACCGACTGGGGCGAGAAGCTCTATGTAGATACACAGGATGTATGGGATTTAGGCGATCATGTGGCTATCACCATTCCTCAGGAGAATATTTCGTTTGAATAA
- a CDS encoding ABC transporter permease — protein sequence MNIIKFISSRQSWSIPYAIFAAIFVVLPLLLIVVFAFTDENGALTLYNFQKFLAHPEAINTFVYSIGIAILNTLLCILLGYPAAYILTQTRMKYANTIVMLFILPMWVNILVRTLATVALFDFADLPLGEGALLFGMVYNFIPFMIYPIYNTLQKMDRSYIEAAEDLGASPWQQFFKVILPLSMPGVASGILMVFMPTISTFAISELLTMNNIKLFGTTIQENINNSMWNYGAALSLIMLFLIGASTLIAGDGSKQEGGIR from the coding sequence TTGAACATTATCAAGTTTATCTCTTCGCGACAAAGCTGGTCGATACCTTACGCCATCTTTGCAGCGATATTTGTGGTACTGCCATTGCTTCTCATCGTAGTGTTCGCATTTACCGATGAGAACGGAGCCCTGACGCTCTACAACTTCCAGAAGTTCCTGGCACACCCCGAAGCCATCAACACCTTTGTGTATTCGATAGGCATCGCCATTCTCAACACCCTGCTCTGCATTCTGCTGGGCTATCCGGCCGCCTATATTCTGACACAAACCAGAATGAAGTATGCCAACACCATCGTCATGCTCTTCATTCTGCCGATGTGGGTAAACATCCTGGTGCGCACACTTGCCACCGTGGCCCTCTTCGATTTTGCCGACCTTCCGCTGGGTGAGGGCGCCCTCCTGTTCGGTATGGTCTACAACTTCATCCCATTCATGATTTACCCCATCTACAACACCCTGCAGAAGATGGACCGCAGCTATATCGAAGCAGCCGAAGACCTGGGAGCATCGCCTTGGCAGCAGTTCTTCAAGGTCATCCTGCCCCTCTCCATGCCGGGCGTAGCAAGTGGCATCCTGATGGTATTCATGCCAACCATCTCTACCTTCGCTATCTCCGAACTGCTGACGATGAACAACATCAAGCTCTTCGGTACCACCATCCAGGAGAACATCAACAATTCGATGTGGAACTACGGTGCAGCCCTCTCGCTCATCATGCTTTTCCTCATCGGCGCCTCCACCCTCATCGCAGGTGATGGCAGTAAACAGGAAGGAGGTATCAGATGA
- a CDS encoding ABC transporter permease, whose amino-acid sequence MMKKVFCQGYLWLLLLLLYSPIFIIIIFSFTEAKVMGNWTGFSLQLYKNLFAEGTHHSLTAALVNTVTIALITATVSTLFGTLTAISIYNLRNRYARNAIQFVNNIPILNGDIIIGISLFLLFITLGIPQGYTTVVLSHITFCLPYVILSVMPRLKQMNPNLYEAALDLGASPMQALRKVIIPEILPGMISGFMLAITMSIDDFAVTIFTIGNEGLETLSTFIYADARKGGLTPELRPLSTIIFVLVLVMLIIINKRSEKNKKK is encoded by the coding sequence ATGATGAAGAAAGTATTCTGTCAGGGCTATCTCTGGTTGCTCCTGCTGCTACTCTACTCCCCTATCTTCATCATCATTATCTTCTCGTTTACAGAAGCGAAGGTGATGGGCAACTGGACGGGTTTCTCGCTACAGCTCTACAAGAATCTCTTTGCCGAAGGTACACACCATTCGCTCACAGCGGCACTGGTCAATACCGTAACCATCGCCCTGATTACCGCAACCGTATCCACGCTCTTCGGAACCCTGACAGCCATCAGCATCTACAACCTGCGCAACCGCTATGCACGTAATGCCATACAGTTTGTCAACAATATTCCGATACTAAACGGCGACATCATCATCGGTATCTCGCTCTTCCTGCTCTTCATCACGCTGGGCATTCCGCAGGGGTATACTACCGTAGTACTCTCGCATATCACCTTCTGTCTGCCATACGTTATCCTGAGTGTGATGCCAAGACTGAAGCAGATGAATCCGAACCTCTATGAGGCGGCACTCGATCTGGGCGCCTCTCCGATGCAGGCACTTCGCAAGGTCATCATCCCAGAGATATTGCCGGGTATGATTTCCGGTTTCATGCTTGCCATCACGATGAGTATCGATGACTTCGCCGTCACCATCTTCACGATAGGTAACGAAGGTCTGGAAACCCTCTCCACATTCATCTATGCCGATGCAAGAAAGGGAGGACTAACTCCAGAACTTCGTCCGCTGAGTACCATCATCTTCGTACTGGTACTGGTGATGCTGATTATCATCAACAAACGTTCTGAGAAAAATAAGAAGAAATGA
- a CDS encoding ABC transporter substrate-binding protein, producing the protein MILPLSSCYNKENREEILKVYNWADYIDEDVLANFPKWYEQQTGKKIRVIYQTFDINEVMLTKIERGHEDYDVVCPSEYIIERMLRKDLLLPIDTAFGKTPNYISNVSPYIVEQIDATSNNGRIAHHYAVPYMWGTCGILYNKVHVPINDAQTWGTLWNRKYQGKLLMKDSYRDSYGTALIWAHRKDLEAGKVTIPQLMNDYSPAAVATVEKELKALKPNIEGWEADFGKETMTKGKAYLNMTWSGDAVWAIEEAGKVGVELGYEVPKEGSNVWFDGWVIPKYSRNPKAAAYFINYLCQEDVALANMETTGYVSSVAGKKVLEAMSDTEAYPQPVNLAYFFGEEGRNAHLNPIMYPDSSIVARCAMIHDAGDHTPEVLDMWSKVKGDNLGGGIVIFLLAVVLALTVFVAIKKYEHYKHRRLSRKHRRRHVVKVKG; encoded by the coding sequence ATGATTCTGCCGCTCTCTTCCTGTTACAACAAAGAGAACCGCGAGGAGATTCTGAAGGTTTACAACTGGGCTGATTATATAGATGAAGACGTTCTTGCCAACTTCCCGAAATGGTATGAACAGCAGACCGGCAAGAAGATCCGAGTTATCTACCAGACCTTCGACATCAATGAGGTGATGCTTACCAAGATAGAGCGAGGTCATGAAGACTACGACGTGGTATGCCCGTCAGAATATATCATCGAGCGCATGCTCCGCAAAGACCTTCTCCTGCCTATCGACACCGCCTTCGGCAAGACGCCCAACTATATCAGCAACGTATCACCATACATTGTTGAGCAGATAGATGCCACCTCCAACAATGGCCGCATCGCCCACCATTATGCCGTGCCTTACATGTGGGGAACCTGTGGCATCCTATATAATAAGGTGCACGTACCTATAAATGATGCACAAACCTGGGGAACTTTATGGAACAGAAAATATCAGGGCAAACTCCTGATGAAGGATTCCTACCGCGACTCCTATGGCACCGCCCTCATCTGGGCACACCGCAAAGACCTGGAAGCAGGCAAGGTGACCATACCACAGCTGATGAACGACTATTCACCCGCTGCCGTAGCCACAGTAGAGAAAGAGCTGAAAGCTCTGAAGCCAAACATTGAAGGATGGGAAGCCGACTTCGGCAAGGAGACCATGACCAAAGGCAAAGCCTATCTCAACATGACCTGGAGCGGTGATGCCGTCTGGGCTATTGAAGAAGCCGGGAAAGTGGGTGTAGAACTGGGATATGAGGTACCGAAAGAAGGAAGCAATGTATGGTTCGACGGTTGGGTAATCCCTAAATATTCCCGCAATCCGAAGGCTGCCGCCTATTTCATCAACTATCTCTGTCAGGAAGACGTGGCACTCGCTAATATGGAGACTACAGGATATGTGAGCAGCGTGGCAGGCAAGAAAGTATTAGAAGCTATGAGCGATACTGAGGCTTATCCCCAACCTGTAAATCTGGCCTACTTCTTTGGCGAGGAAGGCAGGAATGCCCATCTCAACCCTATCATGTATCCAGACAGCAGCATAGTAGCCCGATGCGCCATGATTCATGATGCCGGCGATCATACTCCCGAGGTATTGGATATGTGGTCGAAGGTGAAGGGAGACAATCTGGGCGGCGGCATCGTTATCTTCCTGCTGGCCGTAGTCCTTGCCCTCACGGTATTCGTTGCCATCAAGAAATATGAGCATTACAAGCACAGAAGGCTGTCAAGAAAACACCGCAGAAGACATGTGGTAAAGGTAAAAGGGTAA